A DNA window from Nitrospira sp. contains the following coding sequences:
- a CDS encoding Methylaspartate mutase (MaGe:77310467) codes for MSASRPASEKPATDYPLNVIVATDCGSTTTKAILIEKVGDEYRQTYRGEAPTTVEAPFEDVTRGVLNAIAEIEELSGRKILDGEKILAPCRDAKTGVDIYISTSSAGGGLQMMVTGVVQNMTGESAQRAALGAGAIVIDTLASNDGRLPHEKIERIRTMRPDMILMSGGTDGGAVTHVVEMAEYIAAAEPRPRFGATYKLPLIYAGNKEAQPQVRKILGEKAALEVTDNIRPVLEKENLAPARNKIHDLFLEHVMQQAPGYKKLIEMAGAPIMPTPAAVGLIMETIAKREHLNLIGVDIGGATTDVFSVFDNAFNRTVSANLGMSYSISNVLAEAGLANIMRWVPFTIDEQTLRNRIKNKMVRPTTIPQTLDELQIEQAIAREALRLALIHHKSLATGLKGIQQERTISDAFEQQTSGKSLVDMLKLDLIVGSGGILSHAPRRIQSMLMMVDAYEPLGCTMLSVDSIFMMPHLGVLSTINEKAATDVFVRDCMVYLGTCVAPIGQLKDGERLADYDIAFPDGRTVKDQLKMGELRLFPLGLDQKAKLTMQPVKTVNLGQGAGVPVSREVLGGVAGLLLDGRGRPLQLPVDESTRVAALTKWFHAVDLYPRS; via the coding sequence ATGAGCGCATCGCGACCCGCTTCAGAAAAGCCGGCTACTGACTATCCGTTGAATGTCATTGTTGCAACAGATTGCGGCAGCACCACGACCAAAGCCATCCTCATTGAAAAAGTCGGCGACGAGTATCGCCAGACGTATCGCGGCGAAGCGCCGACAACCGTTGAAGCGCCGTTCGAGGATGTGACGCGTGGGGTGCTCAACGCGATCGCCGAAATCGAAGAACTGTCGGGCCGGAAGATTCTTGATGGCGAAAAGATTCTCGCACCCTGTCGCGATGCCAAGACGGGTGTCGATATCTATATCTCGACCAGCAGCGCCGGCGGCGGGTTGCAGATGATGGTGACGGGCGTAGTGCAGAATATGACGGGCGAGAGCGCGCAGCGGGCGGCCCTCGGCGCCGGTGCGATTGTCATCGACACACTGGCCTCGAACGACGGCCGCCTGCCGCATGAAAAAATCGAGCGGATCAGAACGATGCGCCCCGACATGATTCTGATGTCCGGCGGGACGGACGGCGGCGCGGTGACCCACGTCGTGGAAATGGCGGAGTACATCGCGGCAGCCGAACCGCGCCCGCGATTCGGTGCCACCTACAAGCTGCCCTTGATCTATGCAGGCAACAAAGAGGCGCAGCCGCAAGTGCGGAAGATTCTCGGCGAGAAGGCGGCGCTGGAGGTCACGGACAATATCCGCCCTGTGCTGGAAAAGGAAAATCTGGCCCCGGCCCGCAACAAGATCCACGATCTTTTTCTTGAACATGTGATGCAGCAGGCGCCGGGCTATAAGAAGCTCATCGAGATGGCCGGGGCGCCGATTATGCCGACGCCGGCGGCGGTTGGTCTCATCATGGAAACCATCGCCAAGCGGGAGCATTTGAATCTGATCGGCGTGGACATCGGCGGCGCGACGACGGACGTGTTTTCGGTATTCGACAACGCGTTCAACCGGACGGTCAGCGCCAATCTGGGCATGTCCTACAGTATCTCGAATGTGCTGGCGGAGGCGGGGCTGGCGAACATTATGCGCTGGGTGCCGTTCACCATCGACGAGCAGACGCTGCGCAACCGCATCAAGAACAAGATGGTCCGGCCCACGACGATTCCGCAGACGCTCGATGAGTTGCAGATCGAGCAGGCCATTGCGCGCGAAGCGCTGCGGCTGGCCCTCATCCACCATAAGTCGCTTGCGACCGGCCTCAAGGGCATCCAGCAGGAACGCACGATCTCCGATGCGTTCGAACAGCAGACCTCCGGCAAGAGTCTCGTGGACATGCTGAAGCTGGACCTGATCGTCGGCAGCGGTGGGATTTTGTCGCATGCCCCGCGCCGCATCCAGTCGATGCTCATGATGGTGGATGCCTATGAGCCGCTTGGTTGCACGATGCTCTCCGTGGACAGCATTTTTATGATGCCGCATCTCGGTGTGCTTTCGACAATCAATGAGAAGGCGGCGACGGATGTTTTCGTGCGCGATTGCATGGTCTATCTCGGCACCTGCGTGGCGCCGATTGGCCAGCTGAAAGACGGCGAACGGCTGGCGGATTACGACATCGCGTTTCCCGATGGCCGTACCGTGAAGGATCAGCTGAAGATGGGGGAGTTGCGGCTCTTCCCGCTCGGGCTGGATCAGAAGGCCAAGCTGACAATGCAACCGGTGAAAACGGTGAATCTTGGGCAGGGCGCCGGTGTGCCGGTCAGCCGCGAGGTATTGGGTGGAGTTGCCGGCCTCTTGCTGGACGGGCGTGGAAGGCCGTTGCAGCTCCCGGTCGATGAATCCACTCGTGTGGCGGCGTTGACGAAATGGTTCCACGCAGTGGATCTGTATCCGAGGTCTTGA
- a CDS encoding Glycerol-3-phosphate acyltransferase (MaGe:77310463), whose amino-acid sequence MNNDMLWLLMAMAGYLLGAIPFGIVVSKAMGLPDPRTVGSKNVGFTNVLRVSGKKAGTITLIGDMGKGWVMGFAATQMLQQEWMILLVALAPFLGHLFSPFLGFKGGKGVATALGSVLGVEPAIGFFLLLVWLGAVALWRYSSGGALAAFGLFPLIASVARPTVEFVLFSVAVSGLIVAKHKGNIERLWNGTESKIGQKKAG is encoded by the coding sequence ATGAATAACGACATGCTCTGGTTGTTGATGGCAATGGCCGGCTATCTGCTAGGGGCTATTCCATTCGGTATCGTGGTGTCTAAAGCGATGGGGTTGCCCGATCCGCGCACAGTCGGAAGCAAGAACGTCGGTTTCACGAACGTCTTGCGGGTCTCTGGCAAGAAAGCTGGCACCATCACGCTGATCGGCGACATGGGCAAAGGCTGGGTGATGGGTTTTGCCGCCACGCAGATGTTGCAGCAGGAGTGGATGATTCTGCTGGTTGCCTTGGCGCCGTTTCTTGGCCATCTCTTCTCACCATTTCTCGGATTCAAAGGTGGCAAGGGCGTCGCGACGGCGCTGGGTTCTGTCTTGGGCGTAGAGCCTGCCATTGGATTCTTCTTGCTTCTGGTCTGGCTCGGCGCCGTTGCCCTGTGGCGCTACTCATCCGGCGGCGCGCTCGCCGCTTTCGGTCTTTTCCCTCTGATCGCCTCCGTCGCCCGTCCGACCGTGGAGTTTGTCCTCTTCTCCGTCGCCGTCAGTGGTCTCATTGTAGCCAAACATAAGGGCAACATTGAGCGTCTCTGGAATGGGACGGAGAGCAAGATTGGGCAGAAGAAGGCCGGATAG
- a CDS encoding CDP-diacylglycerol--glycerol-3-phosphate 3-phosphatidyltransferase (MaGe:77310462): protein MNRVLAAWREIGQDSLNLPNLLTLTRILLIPVFVVLFVTPDPDRSLMAAIVFVVAAVTDMLDGYLARRSGQVTKLGKLLDPIADKLLVLSALILLVNVDRVSALVAILIIARELGVTGIRAIAASEGMIIAAETTGKYKMALQVVAIVMLILEGTSLAPLGNLHLAGSATLYLSLVLGYVSGGQYVWSFWKQVVAKGL, encoded by the coding sequence ATGAATCGCGTCTTAGCCGCATGGCGGGAAATCGGGCAGGATTCGCTGAATCTCCCCAACTTGCTTACGCTCACCCGGATTTTGTTGATTCCGGTGTTCGTCGTGTTGTTTGTCACGCCGGATCCCGATCGATCGCTGATGGCCGCCATCGTGTTTGTTGTGGCTGCCGTGACAGATATGCTGGATGGGTATCTCGCGAGGCGGTCGGGCCAGGTGACCAAGCTGGGAAAGCTGCTCGATCCCATCGCCGACAAACTATTAGTGTTGTCCGCGCTGATTCTGCTCGTGAACGTAGACCGGGTCAGCGCGCTGGTCGCGATTCTGATTATTGCCCGGGAGTTGGGCGTGACGGGCATTCGCGCCATTGCTGCTAGTGAAGGGATGATCATTGCCGCCGAGACGACCGGTAAGTACAAGATGGCGTTGCAGGTGGTGGCCATTGTGATGCTGATCCTCGAAGGCACCAGCCTGGCTCCGCTGGGGAATTTGCATCTCGCCGGCAGCGCGACGCTCTATCTGTCCTTGGTCCTGGGGTATGTTTCCGGCGGACAGTATGTGTGGAGTTTTTGGAAGCAGGTGGTGGCCAAAGGCCTTTGA
- a CDS encoding hypothetical protein (Evidence 4 : Unknown function but conserved in other organisms; MaGe:77310468), producing the protein MAHSYTPGLTVTEQTVIRRRRQLPLPGTVLVAVGDLVQSNQPVARAELPGKVYPLNLANQLGVAPDEIKEYLTKKEGELVRKDEVLAENKPLIKWFKTEILSPITGTVESLSTITGQVLLREPPRVLELLAYVDGTIVEVQPRQGVTVEARCSLVQGIFGIGGETSGVLAIAVAKPDEVLTPAHLKADMKGKIVVGGSFLSAETMAKAKDIGVAGLVVGGIHDKDLRALLGYDLGVAITGTEQVGFTLILTEGFGAIPMAQKTFALLSAHAGEKAAVSGATQIRAGVIRPEIIIAKASGSASAGVAAVPQREGIRIGDPVRIIRDPLFGKIGEVSALPSDLQKIPTESDARVLEVRFPDGQVAVIPRTNIEVIEGA; encoded by the coding sequence ATGGCACATTCGTATACACCAGGGCTGACCGTCACCGAGCAGACCGTCATTCGGCGGCGGCGGCAATTGCCGTTGCCTGGCACGGTGCTGGTTGCGGTTGGCGATCTTGTGCAATCCAATCAGCCGGTGGCCAGGGCCGAGCTGCCGGGAAAAGTCTATCCGTTGAATCTGGCGAATCAGCTCGGCGTCGCGCCGGATGAGATCAAAGAGTATTTGACCAAGAAAGAAGGCGAGCTCGTCCGGAAAGATGAAGTTCTGGCCGAGAACAAGCCGCTGATTAAGTGGTTCAAGACGGAGATCCTGTCTCCGATCACCGGCACGGTCGAATCGCTTTCGACGATCACTGGGCAGGTGCTGCTCCGTGAGCCGCCGCGCGTCTTGGAATTGCTGGCCTATGTGGATGGGACGATTGTCGAGGTGCAGCCGCGCCAGGGAGTGACGGTCGAAGCGCGGTGCAGTCTCGTGCAGGGAATTTTTGGCATCGGTGGCGAGACGTCCGGTGTGCTGGCCATCGCGGTGGCGAAACCGGACGAAGTGTTGACGCCGGCCCATCTGAAGGCCGATATGAAGGGGAAGATCGTCGTCGGTGGGTCGTTTCTGTCCGCCGAGACGATGGCCAAGGCGAAGGACATCGGCGTCGCAGGGTTAGTGGTCGGCGGCATTCACGATAAGGACCTTCGAGCGTTGCTGGGATATGACTTGGGCGTGGCGATCACCGGAACCGAGCAGGTGGGATTCACGCTGATTCTCACGGAAGGGTTCGGCGCGATCCCGATGGCGCAGAAAACGTTTGCGTTGCTCTCCGCCCATGCCGGCGAGAAAGCCGCCGTGTCAGGGGCTACGCAAATTCGCGCCGGAGTTATCCGCCCGGAGATCATTATTGCAAAGGCATCGGGGTCGGCGTCTGCCGGAGTGGCTGCCGTGCCGCAGCGCGAAGGCATCCGGATCGGCGACCCGGTCCGCATCATTCGCGATCCGCTATTCGGCAAGATTGGGGAGGTGTCGGCGCTGCCGTCCGATCTCCAAAAGATTCCCACGGAAAGCGATGCGCGCGTGCTGGAAGTGAGATTTCCTGACGGGCAAGTAGCCGTCATTCCGAGGACTAATATTGAAGTCATCGAGGGAGCGTAG
- a CDS encoding conserved membrane protein of unknown function (Evidence 4 : Unknown function but conserved in other organisms; MaGe:77310472) yields MDATVIGAWVATGLTLFIFSFLYKDNPLFKLAENLYVGVSVGYTIVKTYDTVILHLIWKPIVEHQEWTLLIPVGIGLLMLTRYVPKAAWLSRYAFAFIVGVGAGLAIPRTVSSFILKQIEDTVRPLVMLVPGDGASFSWNLLNPASSVNVIIVLIGVSSVLFYFFFSVEHSGPGKTVARTGVLFLMIAFGAAFGYTVMARMSLLIGRLTDLIEYSDPSYGRPTLWLALVTVGTLIALSLWRRSDPPSSS; encoded by the coding sequence ATGGATGCAACGGTCATCGGCGCATGGGTGGCGACAGGGTTAACCCTGTTCATCTTTTCCTTTTTGTATAAGGATAATCCGCTGTTCAAGCTGGCGGAGAATCTCTATGTCGGCGTGTCGGTCGGTTACACGATCGTGAAAACGTATGACACGGTCATTCTGCACTTGATCTGGAAGCCTATTGTCGAGCATCAGGAATGGACGCTCTTGATTCCTGTCGGCATTGGGTTGCTCATGCTCACGCGCTATGTGCCGAAAGCCGCCTGGCTGTCGCGCTATGCCTTTGCGTTCATCGTCGGCGTCGGCGCTGGCCTGGCGATTCCGCGGACCGTGTCGTCGTTCATCCTGAAGCAGATTGAAGACACGGTCCGGCCATTGGTGATGCTGGTGCCGGGCGATGGCGCCTCCTTTTCCTGGAACCTGTTGAACCCGGCCAGCAGCGTGAACGTCATCATTGTGTTGATCGGCGTGAGCTCCGTGTTGTTCTATTTTTTCTTTTCGGTGGAGCATAGTGGGCCGGGGAAGACGGTCGCCAGGACGGGTGTGCTGTTCCTCATGATCGCCTTCGGCGCGGCCTTCGGCTATACCGTCATGGCCCGCATGTCGCTGCTGATCGGGCGGCTGACCGATTTGATTGAATATTCCGATCCCTCCTACGGGCGGCCGACATTGTGGCTGGCGTTGGTGACGGTCGGCACCTTGATCGCGCTCAGCCTGTGGCGCCGAAGCGATCCGCCGAGCTCTTCGTAA
- a CDS encoding hypothetical protein (Evidence 5 : Unknown function; MaGe:77310461) → MIAERQVSVRRRGVRENSELFEHPAKYYLVVPRE, encoded by the coding sequence TTGATCGCGGAGCGGCAAGTCTCGGTGCGCCGGAGAGGAGTGCGTGAAAATAGCGAGCTTTTTGAGCATCCGGCAAAGTATTATCTTGTTGTTCCCCGGGAGTAG
- a CDS encoding hypothetical protein (Evidence 4 : Unknown function but conserved in other organisms; MaGe:77310466), which translates to MASFTKAALTEKWDRVRAGLSHAFATRAEAEPLTNEELALLQRIADAVVQRRMAAPAVMFLESLGPMNFLGSQALHFFAPIIELAFSAQEVSRVATLLERRDTTARLIALIEAASAPQEAAVR; encoded by the coding sequence ATGGCTTCCTTCACCAAGGCTGCGCTAACGGAAAAATGGGACCGGGTTCGTGCGGGACTGTCTCATGCGTTTGCGACTCGCGCTGAAGCCGAGCCCTTGACGAATGAAGAGCTGGCATTGCTGCAACGTATCGCGGATGCGGTGGTGCAGCGGCGCATGGCCGCTCCGGCAGTCATGTTTCTCGAATCCCTCGGGCCGATGAATTTTCTTGGAAGCCAGGCGCTGCATTTCTTCGCACCTATTATCGAGCTGGCATTCAGCGCCCAGGAAGTGTCGCGCGTCGCCACACTGCTTGAGCGTCGCGACACGACGGCTCGCCTGATTGCGCTGATCGAGGCGGCCTCGGCTCCTCAGGAAGCGGCGGTTCGATGA
- a CDS encoding hypothetical protein (Evidence 4 : Unknown function but conserved in other organisms; MaGe:77310471): MSFAERMLNIDRRIIFAVIGLCTLLPLLYPVGLPIKISQEVRGVYDHIESLPERSVLLLSLDFDPASKPELYPQAVAILRHAFKKNLRVVAMTLWVSGTGMADELLTKVAAESGKQRGTDYIFLGWSPGGTAVIINMGQDLYNAFPSDYGGKPTKGQPVLEGVNSLKDVTYAVSLGAGNPGVEAWYVFGKDKYKFELGGGCTGVIAPGLYPLLRSGQINGLIGGLRGAAEYESLIGQKGRAVAGMDAQSATHVAIIVLVALCNVFYFMLRRQAHRQSVQS; encoded by the coding sequence ATGAGTTTCGCGGAACGCATGCTTAATATCGACCGACGGATTATCTTCGCGGTGATCGGCTTGTGTACACTCTTGCCGTTGCTCTATCCGGTCGGGCTGCCCATCAAGATTTCGCAAGAAGTGCGCGGGGTCTACGATCATATCGAAAGTTTGCCGGAACGGTCGGTGCTGCTGCTCTCGCTCGACTTCGATCCCGCCTCGAAACCGGAGCTCTATCCGCAGGCCGTGGCCATTCTGCGCCATGCGTTCAAAAAGAATCTCAGGGTAGTTGCGATGACGCTATGGGTGTCCGGTACGGGCATGGCCGATGAGCTGTTGACCAAGGTGGCGGCTGAATCCGGCAAGCAGCGCGGCACCGACTATATCTTTCTCGGATGGAGCCCCGGAGGGACGGCGGTCATCATTAATATGGGACAGGATCTCTATAACGCATTTCCCAGCGATTATGGCGGCAAGCCGACTAAGGGGCAGCCGGTGCTGGAGGGTGTCAACAGTCTGAAAGATGTCACTTATGCAGTCAGCCTTGGCGCGGGGAATCCCGGCGTCGAGGCCTGGTACGTCTTCGGGAAGGACAAGTACAAATTCGAGTTGGGCGGCGGTTGCACGGGTGTGATTGCACCGGGCTTGTATCCCTTGCTGCGCAGCGGCCAGATTAACGGATTGATTGGCGGGCTGCGAGGCGCGGCGGAATACGAAAGCCTGATTGGGCAAAAAGGCCGGGCCGTGGCGGGAATGGATGCGCAATCGGCCACCCACGTTGCGATCATCGTGCTCGTGGCGCTGTGCAATGTGTTCTATTTCATGCTCAGGCGCCAGGCGCATCGACAGAGTGTGCAGTCTTAG
- a CDS encoding Ribbon-helix-helix protein, CopG family (MaGe:77310464): protein MKSAVTIRLDQDLERMLDKFCRRSKRKRSDVVRDALRRQLSLMTFEQLRHKAMPFAEARGLLTDEDIFKAVS, encoded by the coding sequence ATGAAGAGCGCGGTCACCATTCGACTGGATCAAGACCTTGAACGCATGCTCGACAAGTTTTGCCGCCGATCCAAGCGGAAGCGCAGTGACGTGGTGCGCGACGCTCTCCGCAGGCAGCTCTCCCTCATGACCTTCGAACAGCTTCGCCACAAAGCGATGCCCTTCGCTGAAGCACGTGGGCTTCTCACGGATGAGGACATCTTCAAAGCGGTATCGTGA
- a CDS encoding conserved membrane protein of unknown function (Evidence 4 : Unknown function but conserved in other organisms; MaGe:77310470): MIFLRRQMPLLITLITGLVFAGQYYVPHPASEQLLTSATKWLQIIGGFALVLGVTSLFHVHAAKIRRKEAGWGYSVVLYAGLLGTIAAGLWADGKESVEGVSTAFGWVYNFMMVPLQGTMFAILAFFIASAAYRSFRARSREAAVLLIAAVIVMMGRVPLGEYLVPVSGDISQWILNVLNASVRRAILIGVSLGAVALSFKIIFGVERSYLGGGKE, encoded by the coding sequence ATGATTTTCCTTCGCCGGCAAATGCCCTTGCTGATTACCCTGATCACCGGGCTGGTTTTTGCGGGACAGTATTATGTCCCGCATCCCGCGTCCGAACAGTTGCTCACCTCCGCCACGAAGTGGCTCCAGATTATCGGCGGATTCGCGTTGGTGCTGGGCGTGACCAGCCTGTTCCATGTGCATGCGGCCAAGATCCGCCGGAAAGAAGCGGGATGGGGTTACAGTGTGGTGTTGTATGCCGGCCTGCTGGGCACAATCGCGGCGGGCTTGTGGGCCGACGGCAAAGAGAGTGTCGAGGGGGTCTCGACGGCATTCGGCTGGGTGTACAACTTCATGATGGTTCCGTTGCAAGGGACCATGTTCGCCATCCTGGCGTTCTTCATCGCCTCGGCGGCCTATCGTTCGTTTCGCGCCAGAAGCCGGGAAGCCGCCGTGCTGCTAATCGCGGCCGTGATCGTCATGATGGGCCGCGTGCCGCTGGGCGAATATCTGGTGCCGGTCAGCGGGGATATCTCCCAATGGATTTTGAATGTGCTGAACGCCTCCGTGCGCCGCGCCATTTTGATTGGCGTCAGCCTGGGGGCGGTGGCGCTGTCGTTCAAGATTATCTTCGGCGTGGAACGGTCGTACTTGGGCGGCGGGAAAGAGTGA
- a CDS encoding putative phosphosugar isomerase (MaGe:77310460): MRRSKTTELKKPAPPSPKIVKSLGSLGDGKRVLEIEARAVQALVDRMDRTFEAAVDLLDRCKGKVVVSGMGKSGLIGQKIAATLASTGTSSFFLHPAEGVHGDLGMLARRDALIAISNSGETAELLQILPYVQRMGIPVIGLTGRMTSTLAKQSHVALDVSVSEEACPMGLAPTASTTATLALGDALAVALLQKRGFKEQDFAQFHPGGTLGRRLLVRVKDLMHAGADLPKVDETVAGTTAMLEMTAKKLGMTTVVNQAGKLAGIITDGDLRRFIQGGGDFIKATARELASRHPKTIGPDDLAAKAVEMMERFSITTLVVVEGNRNIRGVIHLHDLLKNGIV, from the coding sequence ATGCGACGCAGCAAAACCACGGAGCTAAAAAAGCCCGCGCCGCCGTCGCCCAAGATCGTCAAAAGTCTGGGCAGTCTGGGCGATGGCAAGCGCGTGCTTGAAATCGAAGCGCGCGCCGTGCAGGCGCTGGTCGATCGGATGGACCGCACGTTCGAAGCGGCTGTGGATCTGCTGGATCGGTGCAAAGGCAAAGTCGTGGTCTCCGGGATGGGGAAGTCCGGGTTGATCGGGCAAAAGATTGCCGCGACGCTGGCGAGCACCGGAACCTCTTCGTTCTTTCTTCATCCCGCAGAAGGGGTGCATGGCGACTTAGGCATGTTGGCCAGGCGCGATGCGCTCATTGCCATTTCCAATAGTGGCGAGACCGCGGAGTTGCTGCAAATCTTGCCCTATGTCCAGCGGATGGGGATTCCAGTCATCGGACTGACGGGTCGGATGACGTCCACGTTAGCGAAGCAGAGTCATGTGGCGTTGGATGTGTCGGTGTCGGAGGAGGCCTGTCCGATGGGACTCGCGCCGACGGCCAGCACGACGGCGACCTTGGCGCTGGGCGATGCGCTGGCTGTCGCGCTGTTGCAGAAGCGGGGATTCAAGGAACAAGACTTTGCGCAGTTTCATCCCGGCGGCACATTGGGAAGGCGGTTGCTGGTCAGGGTAAAAGACCTGATGCATGCGGGAGCCGATCTGCCGAAGGTCGATGAGACGGTGGCCGGTACGACAGCGATGCTGGAGATGACCGCCAAGAAGCTCGGGATGACCACAGTCGTCAATCAAGCCGGAAAGCTGGCCGGGATCATTACCGACGGAGACTTGCGGCGGTTCATTCAAGGCGGCGGCGATTTCATCAAGGCGACGGCTCGCGAACTGGCGTCGCGGCATCCGAAGACCATCGGGCCAGACGACCTGGCGGCCAAAGCGGTGGAAATGATGGAGCGGTTTTCCATTACGACGCTGGTGGTCGTCGAGGGCAATCGGAATATCCGCGGCGTCATTCATCTGCATGATCTGTTAAAGAACGGCATCGTTTGA
- a CDS encoding conserved membrane protein of unknown function (Evidence 4 : Unknown function but conserved in other organisms; MaGe:77310469), with translation MLKKSASCGLFRLAICLCACLAGLVPSSGWAEGILPAPANVQAFDTPNDGGESLTIQWAPSSLDSADTRYQVLLGETGAADAAALKVIAEFPAQSRLVKDLKGPWWTRMAEPNWHQFVIRNGKGVELKNGTAYTVAVAMVQGQGQGEEQARAVGPLLQAVPQPNWFNWNVLNNLVLTLGFGAVVFYSIAQARRREMFLRRIPGLDAVDEAIGRSTELGKPILYLTGAHDMHDPSTIAAAVILGRVAKKAAAYETELLVPHRDPITMAVCQEITKQAYLEAGKPDLFKEDSNFFITSDQFSYTAAVDGIMLRKKPAANFFMGSYFAESLLLTETGASTGAIQIAGTDSDHQLPFFVTTCDYTLIGEELYAASAYLSREPVQLGTLRGQDIGKVVILSVIVMGILLTTLGVATQAAWPQYFLDCFKDVK, from the coding sequence ATGCTGAAAAAGTCCGCCAGCTGCGGCCTGTTCCGCCTGGCTATCTGTCTCTGTGCATGCCTTGCTGGACTTGTTCCGTCTTCGGGATGGGCAGAAGGGATATTGCCGGCGCCGGCGAACGTACAGGCCTTCGATACACCGAATGACGGAGGAGAAAGTCTCACCATTCAGTGGGCGCCGAGTTCTCTGGATAGCGCCGATACCCGCTATCAGGTGTTGCTTGGAGAGACCGGCGCGGCGGATGCGGCTGCATTGAAAGTCATTGCCGAGTTCCCGGCGCAATCTCGCCTGGTGAAAGATCTCAAGGGGCCTTGGTGGACGAGGATGGCGGAGCCCAACTGGCATCAGTTCGTGATTCGGAACGGGAAGGGCGTCGAACTGAAAAACGGGACGGCCTATACGGTGGCGGTTGCGATGGTGCAAGGGCAGGGGCAAGGGGAGGAACAAGCGCGAGCGGTCGGGCCGCTGCTGCAAGCTGTCCCGCAGCCGAATTGGTTCAACTGGAATGTGCTGAATAATCTGGTGTTGACGCTGGGTTTCGGCGCGGTGGTGTTTTACTCCATTGCACAAGCCAGGCGCCGCGAGATGTTTCTGCGGCGCATTCCCGGTCTCGATGCGGTGGATGAAGCCATCGGCCGCTCGACCGAGTTGGGCAAGCCGATTCTGTATCTCACCGGCGCGCACGACATGCACGATCCCTCAACGATTGCGGCGGCGGTCATTCTGGGGCGGGTGGCGAAGAAGGCGGCGGCCTACGAGACGGAGTTGCTGGTCCCGCATCGCGATCCGATCACGATGGCGGTGTGTCAAGAGATTACCAAGCAGGCCTATCTCGAAGCCGGCAAGCCCGATTTGTTCAAAGAAGACTCCAACTTTTTCATTACGAGCGATCAATTCAGTTACACGGCCGCGGTCGATGGCATCATGCTGCGCAAGAAGCCTGCGGCGAACTTTTTCATGGGCTCCTATTTTGCCGAGTCGCTGCTGTTGACAGAAACTGGCGCCAGCACCGGGGCGATTCAGATTGCGGGAACCGACTCGGACCATCAGCTGCCATTCTTCGTGACGACCTGCGACTACACGCTAATTGGCGAGGAATTGTATGCCGCGAGCGCGTACCTCTCGCGAGAGCCGGTCCAGTTGGGCACGCTGCGCGGACAGGATATCGGCAAAGTCGTTATTCTATCGGTGATCGTGATGGGGATTCTGCTGACGACGCTGGGCGTCGCGACGCAGGCCGCCTGGCCTCAGTATTTTCTAGATTGCTTCAAGGACGTGAAATGA
- a CDS encoding Putative toxin-antitoxin system toxin component, PIN family (Evidence 3 : Putative function from multiple computational evidences; MaGe:77310465): protein MKVFLDTNVLVSGFTTRGLCADLIRLVLAEHEFITGEVVLKELERVLKQKIALPTEQIQEILAFLETQTIQSKPKGSPSISVRDKDDEWVLASAVAAQADVLVTGDKDLLDIAAQVRDLTITDPRGFWTLAKKRSK from the coding sequence GTGAAAGTCTTTCTCGACACCAATGTCTTGGTGAGCGGTTTCACCACACGTGGCCTTTGCGCAGATCTTATCCGGCTTGTTCTCGCCGAACATGAGTTCATCACGGGCGAAGTCGTGCTCAAGGAACTTGAGCGAGTCCTCAAGCAGAAAATAGCGCTTCCGACTGAACAGATCCAAGAAATCCTGGCCTTCCTCGAAACCCAAACCATCCAATCCAAGCCCAAAGGATCGCCTTCGATTTCTGTTCGTGATAAAGACGATGAGTGGGTGCTAGCCTCAGCGGTGGCGGCTCAAGCCGACGTCTTGGTGACCGGGGACAAAGATCTGCTGGATATCGCGGCACAGGTACGGGATCTGACGATTACCGATCCTCGCGGGTTCTGGACTCTTGCAAAGAAACGGTCAAAGTAA